The nucleotide window CTGGATGGTGGATAACCCTCACATCTACTGACATGGGTTCTACTAATCTTGAGGCTTTTCTCTTTATCGTATTTCTCGAGGTCACCATTGGCCTGTCCTCCAGTGTATTCACAATTATTTGTCTCTGTGTTTCTGCCACAAAAACGAGAAGGATTTCCACCCTTAACAAGCTATTGATGGCTCTGAGTGTTTCTAACATGTGCTTCCTCTTTACTATGTCTACAGACATGCTTATCACATACGTGTGGCCATATTTACGTGAGATAACATATGTTACCTATTCCTTCTACTGCTTGTCCTTGTACAGCATCACCTGTACCATGTGGCTCACCTTTACTCTTTCCTTCTTCTACTTCCTGAAGATCATACCTTCCCAGCCCGGGATTTTGACAAAGCTTAAAAACATGTCGAACACAATGTCCGGGGGTCTGTTATTGGTGGCAGAGGTCGTGTCTCTGGTCGGAGGTTTTCTGTCAATTCTTATTACACatcaaaattttattaaaaataactcAACTGGAAGCCGAATAGAAGAAATGGAGATCTCAGGAACAGTCACAAAAACATTCAATAATATAGTCATGGCTCTCAATTTTCTGCCATTCCTCATATCAATAGTGACCACAGTTGTCAGCGCTTCTCTCCTCAAACACTATGATGGTCAGATGAAGAAGAATATCGGGAATCTCAATGCCAATGTGAAGGATTATCGGACTGCCATCCACACCATGACCGCTCTCCTAATGTTCTACACAATCACTTTGCTTATAGTGATCATTGTTACACTGAACATACTGGATGAAAGAACCTGGGGCTACTGCATATGTGTGACCTTGCTGCTTTCATTTCCCGCAGTCCAGTCGTCTCTTCTTATCAATGCTAATCCCAAACTGAATGAAGAACTAAGGAAGCTAGTCACCATTATTACTTCCACTTGTCCAATGGTTAGAGGATAGATGTGATAGAGGTGGCCATGATCTCCAGTTATATAATCATCTGCAACAATAAAAACATGAGGTCCTGTCTGTCGGCTATCTGGGACGGCACAGACTTCATACATTGTTGCCTGTACAATGTACAAAGAAGCCAGGTGGTTATCTCGGCCACATAGAGGCAtcattctgttttttttccttgtaaaATTTGGAGGACATGTGGGCATACGATTAGTATTTCCATATATCAGGTGTATCCACATTTACATGACACATGAGAGTTCTGCATTGTTTCTGACCTGAAGTTTGAATCTATTCAAAGATCGTCCATTAGAAGAAGTCATCACTCCAGGTCCATCCTATCCACAATAAAAGGACAATGGTGGCTGATGCCCAACACTTCTGATCCTAAGCTGGGTGGTGGACAATCTTCACGTCTCTTGACATGAGTTCTCCTAATAGTAAGGCTTTTCTTGCTGTCTTACTTCTTGAGACCATCACGGGTTTGTCCTCCAGCATCTTCATAATCATTTGTCTCTATGATCCTGCCACTAAGTGTCAAAGATTTTCCACCCTTAACAGGATTTTGATGGCTCTGAGTGCTTCTAACATGTCCTTCCTCTTTACTATGTCTACACACTTCCTCCTTTTAGCCGTGTGGCCTAAGTTTTACAATATGCTGTATGTTTTTTATCCCATCTGCTATTTGACCTTGTACAGCATAACATCCACTTGTTGGCTGACCTCAGCTCTTTCCATCTTCTACTTCTTGAAAATCATCCCTTCCCAGTCTGGGATCCTGACAAAGCTTAAGAACATGTTGGACACGATGACCGGAGGGTTGTTATTGGTGCCAGA belongs to Dendropsophus ebraccatus isolate aDenEbr1 chromosome 9, aDenEbr1.pat, whole genome shotgun sequence and includes:
- the LOC138801926 gene encoding taste receptor type 2 member 116-like is translated as MGSREKIAGVRRSPQSRTFPRISEDPNEPGRSADRRHEDAADRQPSLRTPGSDMLITYVWPYLREITYVTYSFYCLSLYSITCTMWLTFTLSFFYFLKIIPSQPGILTKLKNMSNTMSGGLLLVAEVVSLVGGFLSILITHQNFIKNNSTGSRIEEMEISGTVTKTFNNIVMALNFLPFLISIVTTVVSASLLKHYDGQMKKNIGNLNANVKDYRTAIHTMTALLMFYTITLLIVIIVTLNILDERTWGYCICVTLLLSFPAVQSSLLINANPKLNEELRKLVTIITSTCPMVRG